One window of the Colius striatus isolate bColStr4 chromosome 19, bColStr4.1.hap1, whole genome shotgun sequence genome contains the following:
- the LOC133627267 gene encoding olfactory receptor 14J1-like, with translation MSNSSCSSQFLLLPFADRRELQLLHFGLCLGISLAALLANGLGISAVACDHRLHTPMDFFLLNLALLDLGSISTTVPKAMANSLWGHRNISYLGCAVQLFLIIFFLGTECALLTIVSYDCYVAICKPLRYGTLLGSRVCAHMAAAAWASGFLYSLLHTANTFSLPLCQGNAVGQFFCEIPQILKLSCSHTYLWEAGLLVLSVCLVLVCFMFIVVPYVQIFRAVLRIPSEQGRHKAFSMGIPHLAVVSPFLGTGMSAYLKTPAISCPSLDLLVAVLYSVVPPAVNPLIRCPRNQEIKNVLQKVLSEALL, from the exons atgtccaacagcagctgcagcagccagttcctgctcctgcccttcgCAGACAGgcgggagctgcagctcctgcacttcgggctctgcctgggcatctccctggctgccctcctggccaacggcctcggcatcagcgccgtagcctgtgaccaccgcctccacacccccatggacttcttcctcctcaaccTCGCCCTCCTTGACCTTGGTTCTATCTccaccactgtccccaaagccatGGCCAATTCCCTCTGGGGACACAGGAACATTTCCTACTTGGGCTGTGCTGTACAGCTCTTCCTCATTATCTTCTTCCTTGGTACAGAATGTGCTCTTCTCACCATCGTGTCCTACGACTGCTACGTTGCCATCTGCAAACCCCTGCGCTACGGaaccctcctgggcagcagagTTTGTGCccacatggcagcagctgcctgggccaGTGGGTTTCTCTATTCTCTCCTGCACACAGCCAATACATTTTCGCTGCCCCTCTGCCAGGGCAATGCTGTGGGACAGTTCTTCTGTGAAATCCCACAGATCCTCAAGCTCTCCTGCTCACACACCTACCTCTGGGAGGCTGGGCTTCTTGTGCTTAGTGTCTGTTTAGTACTTGTGTGTTTTATGTTCATTGTGGTGCCGTATGTGCAGATCttcagggctgtgctgaggatCCCCTCTGAGCAGGGACGGCACAAAGCCTTTTCCATGGGCATCCCTCACCTGGCTGTGGTCTCCCCGTTTCTCGGCACAGGCATGTCTGCCTACCTGAAGACTCCAGCCATCTCCTGTCcatccctggacctgctggtgGCAGTTCTGTATTCGGTGGTGCCTCCAGCAGTGAACCCCCTCATCCGTTGCCCAAGGAACCAGGAGATCAAGAATGTCTTGCAGAAAGTGT tgtcagaagccttgctg